CTTGGGGGACTGCACGCACGAGGGACAGCCGTCCGCACAGCCGCACGCGGCGACCGCGGCCAGCGTGGCGCGCAGGTGGGCGTCGTCGGTGCGGAAGCCGCGCTCGGTGATGCCCGCACCGCCCGGGTAGCCGTCGTAGATGAAGATGGTCGCCTGGCCCGTGTCCGGGTGCCAGGCGGTGGACACCCCGCCGATGTCCCACCGGTCGCACATCGCGAAGAGGGGCAGCAGGCCGATCGCGGCGTGCTCGGCGGCGTGGGCCGCACCGGGTACCGCCGTGGTCGTCAGCCCCGCCTCCGTCAGCACGGCCTCGGGGATGGTGATCCACAACGCCTGGGTGACCAGGTGCACCCGCGGCAGGTCGAGCTCGACCAGGCCCAGTGAGGCGTTGCTGAAGATCGCACGCCGCTCGTAGGCCAGCACCTGGCTGGACACCTCGACCCGCCCCCGGTGCATGACGCAGCGGTGCCAGTCGGCGGTCTCCTCGACGGCGAGGACGGCGATGTCGGTGTCGGTGCGGGGCTGCGTGTACTCCTCACCGGGGTCGGGGCCGGTCACGGCGACGCGGTTGTCCAGATCCAGCCGGCGAACCCGGTAGCTCTGTCCCTGGTGCAGGTAGACCGCGCCCGGGTGCACGGTGCGGTAGGCCCGTGCCTCGTCGACGTCGCCGACGACCGCGCCGGTGTCCCCGTCGACGATCGCGAAGGGCCGGCCGCCGGCGCTGCGGATCGAGACCCCGGCGGCCGGCGAGCCCCGCCCCGACCAGTAGGCCCGCCCCCCGCGCTCCCGCAGGCGCCCCTCGGCGACCTCCTCGGCGATCAGCCCGTCCAGCTCGGCCGGTGCGAAGACGGCGTCGGCGGCGTCCAGCGGGAGCTCCCATGCCGCGCAGCGCAGGTGCGGCAGGAGGACGTAGGGGTTCGTCACGTCGACCACCGCGCTCTCCAACGGACGCGACCACAGCTGGTCGGGGTGGGCGAGCAGGAAGTGGTCGAGCGGGTTGTCGTCGGCGACGAAGACGACCGTGGCCTCCCGCCCCCGGCGCCCGGCGCGGCCGGCCTGCTGCCAGAGCGACGCGGCGGTGCCGGGCCACCCGGCGATCACCACGGCGTCCAGGGCCCCCACGTCGACCCCGAGCTCCAGCGCGTCGGTCGCGGCGACCCCGCGCAGGCTGCCGTCGACCAGGCCGCGCTCGACGGCCCGGCGCTCCTCGGGCAGGTAGCCGGCGCGGTAGGCGAGGATGGACCGCTCCGAGGCCGGCGCCACCAGCCGGCGAGCGGTGGCGGCGACCACCTCGGCGCCCTTGCGGGACTTCACGAACGCCAGGGTCGACGGCCCGGCCTCCACCAGGCCGGCGAGCAGGTCCGCGGCCTCGGCCAGCGTCGACCGACGGGCGCCCGACGCGGCGTCGGTCAGCGGCGGCTCCCAGAGGGCGAACGTCACCCGGGGCCGCGGCGACCCGTCGCGCACGACCTCGGCCACGTCCACGCCGGTGAGGTTGCGGGCGTGCTCCCCGGGGTTGCCGATGGTGGCGCTCGCCAGCACGAACGTCGGGGCGGACGAGTAGTGCGCGCACAGGCGGCGCAGCCGGCGCAGGATGGCGGCCACGTGCGAGCCGAAGACCCCGCGGGCCACGTGGCACTCGTCGACGATCACCAGGGCGAGGCGGTGGAGGAAGTCCCCCCACCGGCGGTGGGCCGGCAGCACGCCCACGTGCAGCATGTCGGGGTTGGTGAGCACCACGTTGGCGGTGCGCCGCACCGCGTCCCGCTCGCTCCTCGGGGTGTCACCGTCGTAGGTGGCCGCTCGCAGCTGCGGCAACCGGAAGGCGCGCAGCGCGCGCAGCTGGTCGTGCGCCAGGGCCTTGGTGGGCGCGAGGTAGAGGGCGGTGGCCTTGCTGTCGCGCAGCAGGCGCTCGGCGAGCGGCAGCTGGTAGCACAGGCTCTTGCCGCTGGCCGTGCCGGTGGCGACCACGACTGAACGGTCGGCGCGCACGTGGCCGAGGGCCTCGGCCTGGTGGCTGTACAGCCGCTCGACGCCGGCGAGGGCCAGACGCCCGGGCAGGGGCTCGGGCAGGTCCCCGGGCAGGGCCACCGTGACCGCGCGGCGCGCGGGCAGGTGCTGCAGCGCCGCGATCCGGGGACGGCCGTCGGCCGACGGCTGGCTCTCGGCGAGGGCGGCGGCCAGGCGCGCCAGCGGTGTGTGGGCATCCACGATGCGCAGACTAGTCTCCTGAGTCGGAGATCCGTTGGCGGTGTCGGACCGGTGTTGTTGGCCGCCGCTGGCGCACCTGGCGGTCGGGATCGGCCCGCACCACCGGCTGCGGGGGTTGTCGCGGCTGTCGGCGTCCTGTGGCGCGCCGGGAGGCGGTGTGCGCCACCGCGGACACGTCGCCGTGCTGACTCACGCCAACGCGGACACTTCCCCGAACACAACGGGCAAACCGTGCAAGCCTTTGTCCCTGTTTATGATCTTCTGCACCTTCTCGGGAGCGGCGAAGTGTCCGTGTTACGGGCACGCACACCGGCGAAGTGTCCGCGTTGCGCCCGTACACGGCGGCGACGTGTCCGTGCGATCCTGACGGGTCCATCCGTCGGCCCCCCGGGGCGGCCCGGGGGCCGTCACGACCAGACACTGCCCGTCCGCCCAGACGCGTGCGCAGGTCTGCGCCCCCATTGCTGCGGCAGCCTGCCGGATTGAGGACTCAGGAGACTAGGATGTGGCGTGGGTTTCGGCCGTTGACCTCCGGGTAGAGTGGCGCAGCGGTCACGGCGCACTCCGCCGTGCCGTCCGAGCCGTGAAACCCGAGGAGTGTTGCGTGGAGCTGTCACTGGACCACCGCAAGGAAGGTGACCGCACCGTCTTGGAAGTGGGCGGTGAGGTCGATGTCTACACGGCGCCGAAGCTGCGGGAGAAGCTCGTCGAGCTCGTGGGGGAGGGCCACCACCAGATCGTGGTCGACATGACCAAGGTGGAGTTCCTCGACTCGACGGGGCTGGGCGTGCTGGTCGGCGGCCTCAAGCGGGTGCGCTCGCATGACGGTACCCTGGTCCTGGTGTGCAACCAGGAGCGGATCCTCAAGATCTTCCGGATCACCGGCTTGACCAAGGTCTTCCCGATCCACGACTCCCTGGACGAGGCACTCGCGGACTCGTGAAGGCCGAGGTCGAGCTGCACCTGCCGCCCGATGTGCAGTACGTCGGGCTGGCCCGTCTGGTGGTCACGGTTGCCGCGCGCAAGGCCGGCATGGCCGACGAGCGCGTCGAGGACCTGAAGATCGCGGTCAGCGAGGCGACCACCAACGCGATCCTCGCGCACCTGCGCAACGACCGACCGCACCCCGTC
The genomic region above belongs to Egibacteraceae bacterium and contains:
- a CDS encoding DEAD/DEAH box helicase; protein product: MDAHTPLARLAAALAESQPSADGRPRIAALQHLPARRAVTVALPGDLPEPLPGRLALAGVERLYSHQAEALGHVRADRSVVVATGTASGKSLCYQLPLAERLLRDSKATALYLAPTKALAHDQLRALRAFRLPQLRAATYDGDTPRSERDAVRRTANVVLTNPDMLHVGVLPAHRRWGDFLHRLALVIVDECHVARGVFGSHVAAILRRLRRLCAHYSSAPTFVLASATIGNPGEHARNLTGVDVAEVVRDGSPRPRVTFALWEPPLTDAASGARRSTLAEAADLLAGLVEAGPSTLAFVKSRKGAEVVAATARRLVAPASERSILAYRAGYLPEERRAVERGLVDGSLRGVAATDALELGVDVGALDAVVIAGWPGTAASLWQQAGRAGRRGREATVVFVADDNPLDHFLLAHPDQLWSRPLESAVVDVTNPYVLLPHLRCAAWELPLDAADAVFAPAELDGLIAEEVAEGRLRERGGRAYWSGRGSPAAGVSIRSAGGRPFAIVDGDTGAVVGDVDEARAYRTVHPGAVYLHQGQSYRVRRLDLDNRVAVTGPDPGEEYTQPRTDTDIAVLAVEETADWHRCVMHRGRVEVSSQVLAYERRAIFSNASLGLVELDLPRVHLVTQALWITIPEAVLTEAGLTTTAVPGAAHAAEHAAIGLLPLFAMCDRWDIGGVSTAWHPDTGQATIFIYDGYPGGAGITERGFRTDDAHLRATLAAVAACGCADGCPSCVQSPKCGNGNHPLDKAGALALLAAVLSERAAARAG
- a CDS encoding STAS domain-containing protein; translated protein: MELSLDHRKEGDRTVLEVGGEVDVYTAPKLREKLVELVGEGHHQIVVDMTKVEFLDSTGLGVLVGGLKRVRSHDGTLVLVCNQERILKIFRITGLTKVFPIHDSLDEALADS